The following proteins are co-located in the Fodinibius salicampi genome:
- a CDS encoding TolB family protein, protein MRNFLVLLLLFCGICTYAQAQFYTTQYRPPQQLEQLRTPHFKIVYATGNDSIALRTGQILEEQYGSVQKLVGGELNDFPVILNDYNDRSNGFVTSHHFRSEIEFPPIKGKSLNPQTGGWLENVVPHELVHALQYSNLGSNNLPQFISLFSPDVARSFHGAIPSGINEGLAVYHETKSVSAQGGRGNFPLFTNQFKATFKSNRRWSMGQMLQRSSDTRPFNRHYIGGYAFTNWLHQNFGENISRETLSFYMNYPFLGYGAALRHTTGKWPGQLYDQLVKDKQKTLRGPSSSYQTLSIPFKGREIRRPKWLSDSTLVFYGSFYNARPGFYRYDLDSEEIKRILTTNSVGDYRYDLSGDRSKMIFGYYQADPIYDNTTKAELLEFDFSTNTRKQITKGGRVYAPTYVKDDELWALQTRPASSAITSVTADSISEVFSRRDYEITAVTAHPKSHQHQIAIIANKDGNQALWIARRSQLSQELHGTPDVSFKNGSVFDPEWHPDENKLLFSSDFTGIQQLYEFNLDENTIREMTNTPFNAFEGSYSPDGQRIAFIRQHKNERLPAILNQSDFLNKTIEPDKWQTSETTTTVTTSPVVSDSVYAQSKHWETDTYTTGGRWLKPRTILPSFKEVGNSNNYQAGFALHSNSLLADQSYSAEFTYFKDRSWYEITYQNKSFFPGFKAKLYSEPDYLAFEQEDRGLFTLLRQNRALSLSIPLNVRLNNNIYSSSVYIEPEIRYSQIRFFDTREELPSSDFSDLAVANLYSQFNIRLQQNIRDVQPNTGITLFSEIEHYLSDRELSFAVNNGEIQLTQPQSTALRAGMFSYFSPLRRWNQSFRVGLQGLTQSGLIFNNQSLVSDGFSEKVLPTANNLLSLSTRYTIPLAFADNGGFLLPFYLKNLYLVAFSNSVTSPASTNWYERSRSVFGLQLRMQFRISNLSFDIGAGYGYEPTRKNHQFFIDSF, encoded by the coding sequence ATGCGTAATTTTTTAGTTCTGCTGTTATTATTTTGTGGAATATGTACTTATGCCCAGGCCCAATTCTATACCACTCAATACCGTCCACCACAGCAATTGGAGCAGTTAAGAACTCCTCACTTTAAGATTGTTTACGCCACAGGCAATGATTCTATAGCTTTGAGAACGGGCCAAATTCTGGAAGAACAATATGGAAGTGTCCAAAAATTAGTTGGGGGAGAGCTCAATGACTTTCCGGTTATCCTCAACGATTACAACGATCGCTCAAACGGCTTTGTCACTTCTCACCATTTCAGATCTGAGATAGAATTTCCGCCTATTAAAGGGAAGTCCCTTAATCCCCAAACAGGTGGCTGGCTCGAAAATGTAGTCCCTCACGAACTGGTCCACGCCTTGCAGTACAGCAATCTGGGCAGCAATAACTTACCTCAATTTATCAGCCTGTTTTCACCCGATGTTGCCCGCTCTTTCCACGGGGCTATTCCTTCCGGAATCAATGAAGGCCTTGCCGTATACCACGAAACAAAAAGTGTATCTGCACAAGGAGGACGTGGCAATTTCCCGTTATTTACTAATCAATTTAAAGCCACTTTTAAGAGTAATCGACGCTGGTCAATGGGACAAATGCTGCAGAGATCATCCGATACCCGGCCATTCAATCGCCATTATATCGGGGGGTATGCTTTTACAAACTGGCTTCATCAAAACTTTGGAGAGAATATATCTAGGGAAACACTCTCCTTCTATATGAACTATCCCTTTCTGGGATATGGTGCAGCACTGCGCCATACGACCGGGAAATGGCCTGGCCAACTGTACGATCAGCTGGTAAAAGACAAGCAGAAAACCTTAAGGGGCCCAAGCTCTTCCTATCAAACATTATCCATTCCCTTTAAGGGGCGAGAGATACGCCGTCCCAAGTGGTTGTCTGATTCCACGCTCGTTTTTTACGGGTCGTTCTATAACGCTCGTCCCGGATTTTATCGCTATGATCTGGACTCCGAAGAAATAAAACGGATTCTAACTACCAATTCAGTTGGCGACTACCGCTATGACTTATCCGGGGACCGGTCAAAAATGATTTTCGGCTACTACCAAGCAGATCCCATTTATGACAATACCACAAAGGCAGAGCTGCTCGAATTTGATTTTTCAACGAATACCCGGAAACAGATTACCAAAGGCGGACGAGTATATGCTCCAACCTATGTGAAAGATGATGAACTGTGGGCCCTGCAAACTCGCCCGGCCTCCTCGGCTATAACTTCCGTTACTGCAGATTCAATTTCAGAAGTATTCTCACGCCGCGATTATGAGATTACTGCAGTAACTGCACATCCCAAGAGCCATCAACATCAAATAGCTATAATTGCCAATAAAGATGGGAACCAAGCACTCTGGATTGCCCGACGCAGCCAACTATCACAGGAATTGCACGGCACGCCGGATGTTTCGTTTAAAAATGGCTCCGTTTTTGATCCTGAATGGCATCCGGATGAAAATAAACTGCTTTTTAGTAGTGATTTTACAGGTATCCAGCAGCTCTATGAATTTAATCTTGATGAAAACACCATCAGGGAGATGACTAATACTCCCTTCAATGCTTTTGAAGGAAGCTATAGTCCCGATGGCCAACGTATTGCATTTATCCGCCAACACAAGAATGAACGTTTGCCGGCTATACTCAACCAATCCGACTTTTTAAATAAAACCATTGAGCCGGACAAGTGGCAGACTTCTGAGACAACAACTACAGTTACAACATCACCCGTAGTTTCGGATTCTGTTTATGCCCAGTCAAAACACTGGGAAACAGACACTTATACTACTGGCGGACGTTGGCTGAAACCAAGAACAATTCTGCCATCCTTTAAGGAAGTGGGCAACAGTAACAACTATCAGGCCGGATTTGCACTTCACAGCAACAGCCTGCTTGCCGATCAAAGCTATTCAGCTGAATTTACTTATTTCAAAGATCGTAGCTGGTATGAAATTACTTATCAAAACAAGAGTTTTTTCCCGGGCTTCAAGGCAAAGCTTTACAGCGAGCCTGACTACCTTGCATTTGAACAGGAAGACCGCGGCTTGTTTACATTGCTCCGCCAAAACAGAGCTTTGTCTCTCAGTATCCCGCTAAATGTTCGGCTGAATAACAATATTTATTCCTCTTCTGTATATATAGAACCGGAAATACGGTACTCCCAAATTCGCTTTTTCGATACAAGGGAAGAGCTCCCATCCTCAGACTTTTCAGATCTGGCTGTTGCTAATTTGTATAGTCAGTTTAACATTCGCCTCCAGCAGAATATTCGTGATGTTCAACCGAATACCGGGATAACTCTTTTCTCTGAAATTGAACATTATTTAAGTGACAGAGAGCTCAGCTTTGCTGTAAATAATGGAGAGATACAATTAACACAGCCCCAGTCTACCGCACTCAGAGCGGGAATGTTCAGCTATTTCTCTCCACTCCGACGCTGGAACCAATCGTTTAGAGTTGGTCTTCAGGGGTTAACACAATCGGGACTCATTTTTAATAATCAATCCCTTGTTTCCGATGGGTTTTCTGAGAAGGTACTACCCACGGCCAACAATTTATTGAGTCTTAGCACTCGTTATACCATCCCGCTGGCCTTTGCAGATAATGGGGGCTTTCTGTTACCGTTTTACTTAAAAAACCTGTATTTGGTCGCTTTTTCTAACTCTGTAACCAGTCCGGCCTCTACTAACTGGTATGAACGGTCACGGTCAGTGTTTGGATTACAGCTCCGAATGCAGTTTAGAATTTCGAACTTGTCTTTTGATATCGGTGCGGGATACGGCTATGAGCCCACTCGCAAAAACCACCAATTTTTTATCGATAGTTTTTAA
- a CDS encoding DUF2911 domain-containing protein, with product MPLSIDKLFIPLLMLLILGSCSQQQQEETEPIRRKSPIAIAKALHQPSDTYVKIVYGQPYKRGRDIFGQLVPYNEIWRTGANEATELTSTKDISFGGEELKAGTYALFTIPRKDEPWTIILNSELGQWGAFEYQSEYDVFRIEVPAIEKETSTEPFTIRFTDVIDDSTSLVMQWDQTEVSIPIRFLEAEE from the coding sequence ATGCCATTATCCATTGATAAACTTTTTATTCCCCTGTTGATGCTATTAATTCTGGGAAGCTGCAGCCAACAGCAACAGGAAGAAACCGAGCCTATCCGACGTAAAAGCCCAATAGCTATTGCCAAAGCGTTGCATCAACCATCCGATACCTATGTGAAAATAGTTTATGGACAACCCTATAAAAGAGGACGCGATATTTTTGGTCAGCTCGTACCCTATAATGAGATCTGGAGAACGGGAGCTAATGAAGCCACAGAACTGACATCCACAAAAGATATATCTTTTGGCGGCGAAGAACTCAAAGCCGGCACGTATGCACTATTTACTATTCCCAGGAAAGATGAACCGTGGACCATCATTCTGAACAGTGAGCTGGGCCAATGGGGCGCTTTTGAGTACCAGTCCGAATATGATGTGTTTCGTATTGAAGTCCCAGCTATTGAAAAGGAAACCTCCACTGAACCTTTTACCATTCGCTTTACAGACGTTATTGACGACTCCACCAGTCTGGTTATGCAGTGGGATCAAACTGAAGTAAGTATTCCAATCCGATTTCTGGAAGCGGAAGAGTAA
- a CDS encoding fructose-1,6-bisphosphatase, which translates to MSEAVDKKQYLELLAKQYPTIRSASTEIINLSAILELPKGTEHFISDIHGEYESFLHVLRNGSGSIKRRIDELFKDTLDTRKRKNLATLIYYPEKKLPYILKDVQEPDEWYRETLFKLIKLCRVFSSKYTRSKVRKTLPEDFSYIIEELLHEQESIVNRQEYYSSIISTIIDTQRADAFIIAMARLIQRLTIARLHVIGDVYDRGPGAHIIMDRLVEHHSVDFQWGNHDIVWMGAAAGSKACIANVIRVSLRYANMETLENGYGISILPLMSLAVNVYGDDPCEQFRPKQALEGYTENEQLLMARMQKAISIIQLKLEGQIVQRRPQYQMNDRLLLDKIDYEEGTVGIGDKTYPLLDTHFPTIDPENPYELSNLEKAVMEKLRISFENSERLQEHVRFLFAKGSMYRVQNSNLLYHGCIPMTHNGKLCHFILDGVNHTPKKFMDRLERLARQGYFAKDDIDKKQYGKDTMWYLWCGAQSPLFGKNKMATFERYFIDDPETHKEEMNHYYDFRTEEDVAEAILSEFGVDPDTGHIINGHVPVKVKKGESPVKAGGKLIVIDGGFAKAYQEKTGIAGYTLIYNSYGLVLAAHQPFESTQKAIEEEQDIHSETKILEENKERIRVCDTDNGRKTQKRIDDLKELLQAYRSGLINEA; encoded by the coding sequence ATGTCAGAAGCCGTTGATAAAAAGCAATATTTGGAGTTGCTGGCTAAACAGTATCCTACTATCAGGTCCGCTTCCACCGAGATTATAAATCTTAGTGCTATATTGGAGCTACCAAAGGGAACCGAACACTTTATTTCAGATATCCACGGAGAGTATGAATCATTTCTGCATGTACTTCGAAATGGATCGGGTTCAATAAAACGTCGAATAGATGAGCTCTTTAAAGATACCCTTGATACCCGAAAAAGAAAGAATCTTGCAACGCTGATCTATTATCCCGAAAAAAAGTTACCGTATATACTGAAAGACGTTCAAGAGCCAGACGAGTGGTATAGAGAAACACTTTTTAAGCTTATCAAGTTGTGCAGGGTCTTTTCATCAAAATATACGCGAAGCAAAGTGAGGAAAACCCTCCCGGAAGATTTTAGCTACATAATTGAGGAGCTGCTGCACGAACAGGAAAGTATCGTAAATCGACAGGAATATTACAGTAGTATTATTAGTACTATTATTGATACTCAGAGAGCTGATGCCTTCATCATTGCAATGGCCCGCCTAATACAGCGGTTGACGATTGCCCGGCTGCATGTCATTGGGGATGTATACGACCGGGGTCCCGGCGCGCATATTATTATGGATAGACTAGTAGAACATCATTCAGTCGATTTTCAGTGGGGTAATCACGATATCGTCTGGATGGGGGCGGCTGCCGGAAGCAAAGCCTGTATTGCAAATGTGATACGCGTTTCTCTGCGTTATGCCAATATGGAAACCCTTGAGAATGGATATGGAATCAGCATTCTTCCCCTGATGTCCCTTGCCGTAAATGTGTATGGTGATGATCCATGCGAGCAGTTTCGACCGAAACAGGCGTTAGAGGGATATACCGAAAATGAACAGCTTTTGATGGCCCGGATGCAAAAGGCGATCTCAATAATCCAGCTGAAACTGGAAGGGCAAATTGTACAACGCAGGCCTCAATACCAGATGAATGACCGCCTCCTGCTGGACAAAATTGACTATGAGGAAGGGACAGTTGGGATCGGTGATAAAACCTATCCACTGCTTGACACTCATTTCCCAACCATTGATCCGGAAAATCCGTATGAGTTATCTAATCTGGAAAAGGCTGTAATGGAGAAGCTCAGAATCTCGTTTGAAAACAGTGAGCGGTTGCAGGAGCATGTACGCTTTCTATTTGCAAAAGGAAGCATGTACAGAGTACAAAATAGTAACCTATTATACCATGGCTGTATCCCGATGACGCACAACGGGAAACTGTGTCATTTTATACTGGACGGTGTAAATCACACGCCCAAAAAATTTATGGACCGGCTGGAACGTCTGGCAAGACAGGGCTACTTTGCGAAAGATGATATTGATAAGAAACAGTATGGTAAAGATACTATGTGGTACCTGTGGTGCGGAGCCCAGTCTCCCCTTTTTGGGAAGAACAAAATGGCCACCTTCGAACGGTACTTTATTGATGATCCCGAAACCCATAAGGAGGAGATGAACCACTATTATGATTTTCGCACAGAAGAGGATGTAGCTGAGGCCATTTTGTCAGAGTTTGGGGTCGACCCAGATACCGGACACATCATCAACGGGCATGTGCCGGTAAAGGTAAAGAAGGGAGAAAGCCCGGTAAAAGCGGGAGGTAAGCTTATTGTTATAGACGGAGGGTTTGCTAAAGCTTACCAGGAAAAAACAGGCATTGCTGGCTATACGCTTATTTACAACTCCTATGGGTTGGTGTTAGCCGCACACCAACCCTTTGAATCTACACAGAAAGCGATTGAAGAGGAGCAGGATATCCATTCAGAAACAAAAATCCTGGAGGAGAATAAAGAACGGATCCGCGTTTGCGATACCGACAACGGTCGCAAGACACAAAAGCGAATTGATGATCTTAAAGAGCTGCTGCAGGCATACCGGTCGGGATTAATAAATGAAGCGTAA
- a CDS encoding M28 family peptidase, with translation MVESDKQNNGDQLSQNQRELADKLEEDVRYLSEYIGERNMRRPVRMEKTAAWIEDRMHRAGYSVTRQTYQIQSGAFQGSSADNVIAELKGKRNPEEIIIIGAHYDTVPGSPGANDNSSAVAVLLMLAEWFKDSSQSRTIRFVSFANEEPPFFKTEDMGSYAYARKAKENGEQIKAMIAMDGLGYFSDQEGSQRFPLPGLGLFYPSTANFIVFASRVADRDLMNKSLDTFRKSTELKAEGVALPGITPGVSWSDHWSFWQFDYPAFMITDTLPFRDPNYHSPADTAERLDYHHMALIAEGLKHIISSLASG, from the coding sequence ATGGTTGAATCAGATAAGCAAAATAACGGCGATCAACTTTCTCAAAATCAGAGAGAGTTGGCTGATAAATTGGAAGAAGATGTCCGTTACCTGTCGGAATATATTGGAGAGCGGAACATGCGGAGGCCTGTCAGGATGGAGAAAACTGCGGCTTGGATAGAAGACCGGATGCACCGGGCAGGCTATTCGGTAACCCGGCAGACCTATCAGATACAGAGTGGGGCATTCCAGGGAAGTTCGGCTGATAACGTCATTGCAGAATTGAAAGGCAAGAGAAATCCTGAGGAAATTATTATTATCGGGGCTCATTATGATACGGTGCCTGGTTCTCCCGGCGCCAATGACAACAGCTCAGCGGTTGCCGTACTATTAATGCTGGCCGAATGGTTTAAGGATTCTTCCCAATCCAGAACAATCCGGTTTGTGTCTTTTGCAAACGAAGAACCTCCCTTTTTTAAAACCGAAGATATGGGCAGCTACGCCTATGCCCGGAAAGCGAAAGAAAATGGTGAGCAAATTAAAGCAATGATAGCCATGGATGGGCTGGGATATTTTAGCGACCAAGAGGGGAGTCAACGATTTCCATTGCCGGGATTGGGACTGTTTTATCCGAGTACGGCAAATTTTATTGTATTTGCATCACGGGTTGCGGACAGGGACCTCATGAATAAATCTCTGGATACCTTTCGAAAAAGTACGGAATTAAAGGCTGAGGGCGTGGCTTTACCCGGCATTACACCAGGGGTAAGCTGGTCGGATCACTGGTCATTTTGGCAGTTTGACTATCCGGCATTTATGATTACAGACACGCTGCCGTTTCGCGATCCAAACTATCACTCTCCCGCTGATACGGCCGAACGTCTGGATTACCACCACATGGCGCTAATTGCAGAGGGATTAAAGCATATTATCTCTAGTTTGGCCTCTGGTTGA
- a CDS encoding sialate O-acetylesterase, whose protein sequence is MKIKKLGILALLVLFSTPALAQLTLPQLVSDGMVLQRNEEVKIWGWSDSGKKVKVTFLDSVYTTTASGSGEWAVHLSPMEAGGPYEMQIVSDTEKTIEDIMIGEVWIASGQSNMELPMQRVAPLYKEEIATADYPHIRHFEVPQRYNFDHPEKDLPTGEWIPTTPESVHQRSAVAHFYAKHLHEKYEVPIGIINSSLGGSPIESWVSEEALKSFPEYYEEALRFRDDELIKQIEKADQQRISEWYRSSTEKDAGHKGARPWYANSTDVSDWNTMDVPGYWADTETDSINGVMWFRKEIEIPESMAGKPARLEMGRIVDADSTFVNGVFVGNTTYQYPPRWYDISGNVLREGKNNITVRVVNERGPGGFFYDKPYEITTETDTVDLKGEWKYKVGAEMEPLESQTFIRWKPLGLYNAMVAPLVDYHIKGAIWYQGESNVDRPEEYQELFPAMIEDWRESWKQGDFPFLYVQLANYMKPSEQPSDSDWARLREAQLQTLEVPRTGMAVAIDIGEWNDIHPLNKKEVGDRLALAARGIAYNEDIVYSGPIYQSMKIEGDSIRLSFDHTGSGLKALGDNKLHHFAIAGNDQEFKWAQAKIDGDDVVVWNDEIENPLHVRYAWADNPEKANLYNSEGLPASPFRTDDW, encoded by the coding sequence ATGAAAATTAAAAAACTTGGAATACTTGCTTTACTAGTCCTCTTTTCAACACCTGCATTAGCTCAGCTTACGTTACCGCAGCTGGTTAGCGATGGAATGGTACTCCAGAGAAATGAAGAAGTTAAGATCTGGGGTTGGTCCGACTCTGGGAAGAAAGTTAAAGTTACTTTTTTGGACTCGGTTTATACTACTACTGCCAGTGGTTCCGGTGAATGGGCGGTGCATTTATCACCCATGGAAGCCGGCGGACCTTATGAAATGCAGATTGTATCGGATACCGAGAAAACAATCGAAGATATAATGATTGGTGAAGTTTGGATAGCCTCGGGGCAATCCAATATGGAGCTCCCCATGCAGCGTGTCGCTCCTCTTTACAAAGAGGAGATTGCTACGGCTGACTATCCCCATATTCGTCACTTTGAAGTTCCTCAAAGGTATAACTTTGATCATCCAGAGAAGGATTTACCAACCGGCGAATGGATCCCTACCACCCCCGAAAGTGTTCACCAACGGTCTGCCGTTGCTCATTTTTATGCCAAACATCTGCATGAGAAGTATGAAGTACCCATCGGAATTATCAACTCAAGTCTGGGCGGGTCTCCGATAGAATCCTGGGTGAGTGAAGAAGCTCTTAAATCATTTCCTGAGTATTATGAGGAAGCCCTTCGGTTTAGAGATGACGAGCTGATTAAACAGATCGAAAAGGCTGATCAGCAGCGAATATCCGAATGGTACAGATCTTCTACCGAAAAAGATGCAGGACATAAAGGAGCCCGGCCCTGGTATGCCAACAGTACCGATGTTTCGGATTGGAATACCATGGATGTGCCTGGTTATTGGGCGGATACAGAGACCGATTCGATAAATGGCGTAATGTGGTTTCGAAAAGAAATAGAAATTCCTGAAAGCATGGCGGGTAAGCCGGCTCGCCTGGAGATGGGACGCATCGTAGATGCCGATTCCACTTTTGTGAATGGGGTTTTTGTAGGGAACACAACGTATCAATATCCCCCACGTTGGTATGACATTTCTGGAAATGTGCTGCGGGAAGGTAAAAACAATATAACCGTGCGAGTTGTAAATGAAAGAGGACCTGGTGGATTCTTTTATGACAAGCCCTATGAAATTACAACCGAAACCGACACAGTAGATCTTAAGGGTGAATGGAAGTACAAGGTAGGAGCTGAGATGGAGCCGCTGGAAAGCCAGACGTTTATCCGCTGGAAACCATTGGGCTTATATAATGCAATGGTTGCCCCATTGGTAGATTACCATATTAAGGGAGCGATATGGTACCAGGGAGAATCCAATGTTGATCGCCCAGAGGAGTACCAGGAATTGTTCCCGGCAATGATTGAGGACTGGAGAGAAAGCTGGAAGCAGGGAGATTTTCCCTTCCTCTATGTACAGCTGGCCAATTATATGAAGCCATCTGAACAGCCATCCGATAGCGATTGGGCCCGGCTGCGGGAAGCGCAGCTACAAACTCTGGAAGTGCCCCGTACGGGCATGGCCGTCGCCATAGATATCGGGGAATGGAACGACATTCACCCGTTAAATAAAAAAGAGGTGGGTGATCGGCTTGCCCTCGCGGCACGGGGCATTGCGTATAATGAAGATATTGTTTACTCTGGCCCCATTTATCAATCTATGAAAATAGAAGGTGATTCAATCCGACTTTCTTTTGATCACACCGGGAGCGGATTGAAGGCCTTGGGAGACAATAAGTTGCATCACTTTGCTATTGCCGGAAACGATCAGGAGTTCAAATGGGCACAGGCAAAAATTGATGGAGATGATGTGGTTGTCTGGAATGATGAAATAGAGAATCCATTACATGTTCGATACGCTTGGGCCGATAATCCTGAGAAAGCAAATCTGTATAATAGCGAAGGGCTTCCGGCTTCACCTTTCAGAACTGATGACTGGTGA
- the creD gene encoding cell envelope integrity protein CreD, translating into MMSFLNLKHSIGARLSIIAFLTLVLLIPSFLIQDLISERESRRDSVVEEVSQKWGKGQKITGPVISVPYRYYFGNDDEVEQAIRYAHFLPEDLSIEGSIVPEERYRGIYKVIVYNSSLSISGNFASIVPSSLNIPPEDFMIEEAFVSVGISDMTGIKEAIIINWDNEEYTANPGIESNDVLESGISISPELIAGKKSHFNFEINLNGSSGLLFTPVGEQTNVQLTSGWPNPSFTGNFLPADREINSSGFNAAWNVLHLNRNFPQQWVGANQRISDSAFGVDLLLSVDEYQKTMRTAKYAIMFISLTFLTFFMIELLSKRVIHPVQYLLIGLALLVFYTLLLAISEYLVFKVAYLLASAAIILLITIYSYSVLSDKLKTGIVFGVLVILYGYLYILMQLQDYALLMGSLGLFVILALVMFLTRNIDWFKIMSHQNQGAIKSKTN; encoded by the coding sequence ATGATGTCATTTTTAAATTTAAAACACTCAATAGGTGCTCGGTTATCCATCATTGCATTCCTTACGCTTGTACTTCTAATTCCATCATTCTTAATTCAGGATTTAATTTCAGAGCGGGAAAGTCGAAGAGATTCTGTTGTAGAGGAAGTCAGTCAAAAATGGGGAAAGGGTCAAAAAATTACAGGTCCTGTCATCAGTGTTCCCTATAGGTATTACTTTGGAAATGATGATGAGGTTGAACAAGCTATCCGTTACGCACATTTTTTACCAGAGGATTTGAGTATTGAAGGCTCCATTGTCCCCGAGGAGCGCTATCGTGGTATTTATAAAGTCATTGTCTATAATAGCAGTCTTTCAATCTCCGGTAACTTTGCATCCATAGTGCCCAGTAGTTTAAACATACCACCAGAAGATTTTATGATTGAAGAGGCATTTGTTTCGGTTGGTATTTCTGATATGACCGGCATTAAAGAGGCCATTATAATTAACTGGGATAATGAAGAATACACCGCTAATCCGGGAATAGAATCTAATGATGTGCTGGAATCAGGTATTTCTATTTCACCCGAACTTATCGCCGGCAAGAAATCTCACTTTAATTTTGAAATAAACCTGAATGGAAGTTCAGGCTTGCTCTTTACGCCAGTTGGAGAACAGACGAATGTTCAACTTACATCCGGCTGGCCCAATCCAAGCTTTACCGGCAACTTCTTACCCGCCGACAGAGAAATAAACTCATCCGGGTTTAATGCTGCGTGGAATGTGTTGCACTTGAATCGAAATTTTCCACAACAATGGGTGGGGGCAAATCAGCGAATATCAGATTCTGCATTTGGGGTCGATCTTCTGCTTTCGGTGGATGAGTACCAAAAAACAATGCGTACAGCTAAATATGCAATCATGTTTATTTCACTAACATTCTTGACATTTTTTATGATTGAGCTGTTGAGTAAAAGAGTTATCCATCCTGTACAATACCTCTTGATCGGTTTGGCGCTTTTGGTTTTTTATACACTCTTGCTTGCTATCTCCGAATACCTTGTTTTTAAAGTTGCGTATCTATTAGCCTCAGCAGCAATTATACTATTGATTACAATCTACTCTTATAGTGTTTTATCAGATAAACTTAAGACAGGCATTGTCTTTGGGGTCTTAGTCATTCTCTATGGGTATTTATACATCTTGATGCAGTTGCAGGATTATGCGCTGCTGATGGGTAGTTTGGGATTATTTGTAATATTGGCATTGGTCATGTTCTTGACAAGGAATATTGATTGGTTCAAAATAATGAGTCATCAAAACCAAGGTGCAATTAAATCAAAAACCAATTAG
- a CDS encoding winged helix-turn-helix domain-containing protein produces MKVSIDDLHKAFESRVRLGIMAALAVNDTLDFTSLKEYLDVTDGNLATHLKKLEKEEFIGVEKSFIDNKPNTKYYMTEEGKAAFDEHLNVLEEIIRSQK; encoded by the coding sequence ATGAAAGTATCTATCGATGATTTACATAAGGCGTTCGAGAGTCGTGTGCGGCTGGGTATCATGGCAGCGTTAGCTGTAAATGATACACTCGATTTCACATCATTGAAGGAATATCTGGATGTGACCGACGGTAACCTGGCAACGCACCTCAAAAAATTAGAAAAAGAAGAGTTTATTGGAGTGGAAAAGTCTTTTATAGACAACAAGCCCAACACTAAATATTACATGACCGAAGAGGGAAAGGCAGCATTTGACGAGCATCTTAACGTGCTGGAAGAAATTATCAGATCACAAAAGTAA
- a CDS encoding DUF5060 domain-containing protein produces the protein MGIRVSLLSILSIGLLLASCANQKSDQLQEIAQWGRWEYTLTAEEPVDQEIDLKLTVELTSPSGNTDQVPSFWDGDSL, from the coding sequence ATGGGGATACGGGTTTCTCTTCTAAGTATTCTTTCAATCGGACTACTTCTGGCAAGTTGTGCTAATCAGAAGTCTGATCAACTGCAGGAAATTGCCCAATGGGGGCGATGGGAATACACCCTTACGGCCGAAGAACCGGTTGATCAGGAAATCGATCTGAAGCTTACTGTCGAATTGACTTCTCCATCTGGGAATACAGACCAAGTGCCTAGCTTTTGGGATGGCGATAGCTTGTAG